From Chryseotalea sp. WA131a:
ACCACTTACCCTTTACTTTTTACCTCCTACCACTTACTCTAGTTTCTTATGAAAGTATAGTTTGTAACTAGGCATCAGCTCTGGATGCGTAATCTTCACTAAATCTTTCAAAACCAAATCAGGACGGAGATAGCCCAACTCTAAAAATTCACTGCCGCCCTTTGCACCGTGGCGAGCATCGTACGAGTAAACTTGTTTTTGTTGAAAGGGTTTGAACAGCGAATAACGTTGCTCGGAATTCTGTAATTCTGTTAAACTTTTAAACGAAGCAACGCCAATCCAGAGGTCAGCAGATTTGGCTTTGGTGAACACCGTTTCAAAACTCAATTGTAGAAAGCCATTGGTTGAATCTGACGACCATAAGTAATCACAACCCGCATCGTGCAATATTTTAGCGGCATAGTTTTGGCCGCCTGGCAAAAACCAAGCATCCCCATACAAGACCCCGCTCAACACCGTTGACTTTTCGTCAAGTGATTTTGCAAGCGATGTAGTGGCGAGATATTCTTTTTCGATTTCCGTGAAGACGGAGTCAGCCTCTTTTTCTTTTCTAAAAAACAGTGCCATGAACTTGATCCATTCTGCTCTGCCCAGTGGATGTTTCTCCAGATACTCTGCATTGATGACTACGGGTATTTTTAATTCTTGAATTTTTTTAAGCTGGCCTAAGTCGCTACCCATCGTGTAGCCCATCACCAACGATGGCTTTAGTTTAAACAATACTTCAATATCCATTCCTTTATCGATGCCCAGTTCCTTTACAAAACCCGCATCGATGCGTTGACGCATTTTTTCTGAGCTGATGTAATCGGTGGTCGGGAAGCCAATGAGTTTAGCGGTCTCACCAATGTAATCGAGCAACGGAATGTGTGTGGTAGACGTACACACGATGCTTTCGAGTGGTGTAAAAATTACTTGTGTAGCATCATCGTGCGGTGGAACTTTCTCGCCTTTGGGCACTAATAAATATTGATAACCACTCTTTGCATTTTGATAGGGTTGCTTGACCTCTACCAGTTTTGAATTGCCAACAGAAGTAACAGTAAAGCCCACTGCATATTTGGTGATTGCGTTGCTTTCAGTTTGCGTATTTTTTTCCTTTTGGTTGCAAGACAGAAGGACGAAAACTGAAAAGGTTAAAATTCTTGCTACAAGAATCTCACATCTCACATCTAAAATCTTAAATCTTGTTAAATGCATGTGCAAGTTTACAGAATTATTTATGTTTGCACCCGTATTGCGGTTTTTCTTGTTGAGTTACATCATCAAGAAGATTAAAAGGGAATTCCGTGAAATACGGAAGCTGTTCCCGCAACTGTAATCCATTAAATGAACTAACAATCTGTGCCACTGTGCTGACCGATACTCAGCATGGGAAGGCGTTAGTGAATGTGGAGAGCCAGGAGACCTGCCGAGATACAACAACAATCAGTGCTTCGGGTAAAAAGCGTCTGTGATTCATTTGATGCGTGTGCTTTGAGATGCCTAAATTCTCATTACAACATCATCGTTTCATCTTCAGCCTTTTACTCTTTTTCAAACCATTAAACTTTTTCAAAATGGAAAAAAAGAGAAAAGTCTGGGCAATCACTCTAATTGTCCTTTGGTGGCTGGCGCCAAGTAAAACAACCGCCCAGCAAGATTCTACTAAATTCACTTTACAAGAAGTGATTGTGTCTGCTTCACGCCAAGATACCAAGCTTGAAGATACGCCTAGAAGCGTAAGTGTCATTGGCGGTAATCAGATTGTTGGTGGTTCGTACAATTCAGTGGCAGATTTACTGGCTCAGCAGGCAGGTGTTTATTTGATCGGGGCAAATCAGGTTCCTGGTTCAAATCAAAGTTTGTTCTTACGTGGCGCTAACTCCAATCAAGTAGTTGTAATGATTGATGGGGTACGCATCACCGATCCATCTACACCCAATAATGTAATCGACCTATCTGAGCTCTCGCTCACAAATGTTGATCGTATTGAAATTGTGTCTGGAGCACACAGTACTATGTATGGAGGATCTTCTGTTGGCGGTGTGGTGAATATCATCACTAAGAATCGTTTACAAGAAGGCGTACATGGAACCATAAGTGCTCAGGGGGGTACTTTTGGAAAAAGCACGAGTAATTATTTGCAACAAGTTGATTTTAGTTATGCCTCTAAGTCAGGTTTTTATGCAAACTATTCGCAAGTCGACCAAAGGGTCAATGGATTTTCGGCTGCCTCGGACACCGCCAAAAATAGCAAACAAAAATTCGAACCTGACAATTTTCAAAAGCAAGACCGCACAGTTAAACTAGGTTATCAGTTTGGTCAGTTGAATGCGCAAGTAAGTTACAAGCGTACAGATCAAGTGGCAGATATCGATAATGGTGCGTTTACCGACAAAACAAACAACAAATTATTTTTCGATCGGGATTTTTATTCCTACTCACTCAATTATCGTTTGAGTAGCCAATTGCAGATTAAAGCAATTGGTTCTTGGAGCAGTTCTCAAAGGGTGAATCAAAATGATTCTTCTCAACTGCCATCTGGCAGGTTTGACGGCAATTATTTTAAAGGTAATTATCGTGGTGAAATTCAAACCCACGAAATTCAAGCAACACATCAAAATAACTTACTTAAAAGCGTGATTGGTGTTGGCATTTATGATGAAGAAATGTCGTTCAATACATTTTTCTACAGCAGCGCATTTGGCGGATTTTCTTCACGGGTCAATTATGATTCGGTAAATAAAAAAAGTTTGACCAAGTATGTTTTTGGGCAGACTACTTTCAAATCTGGAAGCAGCCCCTTTGGATTTACACTAGGAGGGCGCATTAGTAATCATTCATTGTTTGGCACGGTGGGTACTTACGAGCTAAATCCCTTTGTTGCGTTTAAAAATTCAATCCTTTTTGCTTCCATTTCTTCGGCTTTTAATGCACCATCACTTTATCAACTTTTTGATCCAACGGTTCAGCTAGGCTACACATTCACCCGGGGAACAGGAGACTTGCAAGCCGAAAACTCAATTTCAATTGAACTAGGTTGGAAAAAATCATTCGACAAGGGCAATGTTACCCTTTCTGCTTTTAACAATATTATCAACAACTCGATTGAGTACTTTTATCTATGGAACAAGAACAAGCCTATCCCTAACCTTAATTTTTCAGATTATCGCGGTGACAAATACTTGAATGTAGCAAAGCAAATTGTTACGGGTATTGAATTGACAGGCCAGTATCAAATAACCCCAAAAATATTTACTAAGGGAAATTTTACATGGTTAAACGGAAGCTTGCAGTTTAAACCTTCTGATATTACTTCAACACAAAACTTGGTACAGACTCAGGTTTACAGCACGGGCTCTTTTGTAACAGAATCCGAAACAATCAATTCCTTGTTGAGAAGGCCAAACTTTACTGGCTTTATGTCTATTACGTTTCAAGTGCTTCCTAAATTGTCGGTATCAACAAATGCTCGGCTGGCGGCAAGCCGTTTCGATTCAGTCTATGACCCCAAACTCGGGCCCTTCGGTGCGTTGGGCAGAACCAATGTGCAGAATTATCAGTTGTTTGATTTTTTTTTCAATTGGAACATAAATCAAAATGTTACACTTGTTACTAGGATTGAAAACATCTTTGATTCCAAATATGAAGAAATCTCTGGGTTTACAACACGCGGAAGAAGTTTGTACTTAAAATGTATTGTTCGTTGGTAAGCCAATCGGCATGAAAAATTTTCTAACAAGTTGGAGTGGGGGCAAAGACAGTTGCTATGCACTGATGAAGGCACAAGAACAAGGCTTTGCGCCCACCGTGTTGCTCAACATGCTGAATGAAAATGGCGTGATAATTCGCAGCCATGCGATACCCAGACCAATTTTGGAAAAAACAGAATTAGAAACTATAATGAAAATAATTTTTTCAAATGAGAAACAAGAAAAAAGAAATAGATGCCGTTCAACCTGATTACTATTTAGAAAATGGATTAATGGTTTTTACAGAGACCTACCATTTAAAAAGAGGCTTTTGTTGCAAGAATAAATGTAGGCACTGCCCGTATGGATTGGCAAGCAAAGACAATCAACCAAATTTAAAATAGGATGAGAATTTGTTATGCCTCGTTAAATCGTTTTGGTAAATAAAATCTGAGCCGCTTGCAATGGACTTAGCTCTTTCTGATTTATTTTTTTAACTAATTCTTTTTTGGCAGACTGGATGTTTTTATTGGCTTGAAAGTTTTGTTGCCAAAGTTGCTGAAAGTAACTTTCAAACCATTCTAAATCTTGTCGGTCTCGCTGCGATTGTAAGAAACCATTGAAAGTTGTTTTTTCTTTAAATACAATTATCGACTCCCAAATTTCGCTGATACCTTTTTTAAAAAGAGCAGAGCAGGTCATAACAGTGGGCGCAACACCCGATTCGGGTTGTGAGAATAGATGTAGGGCATATTGAAAATCGGCTTGCGCTTGGTTGGCTTTTCTTTCATTCTCACCATCCGCTTTCGTAATCACCAACCCATCGGCCATTTCCATAATTCCTTTTTTGATCCCCTGCAGTTCATCCCCGGCTCCGGCCAGCATCAGCAGCAAAAAATAATCCACCATGCTGCGAACCGAAGTTTCCGATTGCCCCACCCCTACGGTTTCAACAATAATAATTTCGTAACCAGCCGCCTCGCATAACAGAATTGCTTCGCGCGTTCGGTTGGCAACACCCCCCAAGGTGTTTCCAGTAGCAGATGGGCGAATGAAAGCACGCGGGTCTTTTGCCAACTCTTCCATGCGCGTTTTGTCGCCCAAAATGCTGCCCTTGGTTTTTCCACTGCTAGGGTCAATGGCCAATACGGCTACTTTTTTGTTTTGGGCAGTTAAGTGCTTTCCAAAGATTTCAATGAAAGTACTTTTACCCACCCCTGGCACACCTGTTATTCCAATTCGTAGCGAATGCCCCGTGTGAGGCAAAAGGAGTGTTATTAACTCTTGTGCCAACAGTTGGTCTTCTTCCCGTTGACTTTCCACCAGCGTAATAGCCTGGCCCAGCACTGCGGTATTGCCTGCCAGTGTTCCCGCCTCAAGACCGGCTAATGAAAGCCTTTTTCGGATGATGTTTTTCAAAGCTCTTTACAAAAGTCCTGTAAATTCCTAAATTTAGGAATCAAGACCTCATAGTATGAAGAAATTTTGGATCCAGTGTACTGCCATTACTTTTTTTGTATTTGGCATGATGTGGGCGGTGAGTATTGTTTCGGACCTCAAGTTATTTAACAAATTTGATACTATTTCTCTTGCTTTTGCTGATTTTGAATTGACAGACTATGCTTTCAACCAATTGCGCGAGGATCCTAAAGTAGATGAGCGGATTGTTTTGGTGAACTTTGGCAAACTTTCAAGGAGACAGGTTGCTGGAATGGTTCAGAAGATCAATCAGCATAAACCAAAAGTTATTGCTCTCGATGCACGCTATATTTGCGAAGGTGGCCTGCGTGATTCAATAAATTGTCCCCAGTTGCGCGATACAATTGGAAATCTCTTGCTGAGTAATGCAATCATGGAAGCTGAAAATGTTGTGATGGGAGAGAAGCTAATGCAAACTGATTCCCTATCAAGGTTTGATAGCAATGTTTCAGATTCAATTGAAATTTCCGATGATATCTTTAGTGATTATTCATACGAGGGTTTTGTAAATTTTCCAACGAACGCTGCTTGGCAAGAGGACGTAAAACAGGTCCGTACATTTTGGCCATATTTTATCGTGAATGGCAAACGCGAGTTGGCATTCTCAACTCAAATTGCCAATCTATATGACTCAGCGAAAGTGAAAAAATTTCTTGCTCGTAATAAGGAAGAGGAAATTATTAATTTTTACGGCAATATCGATGTTGTTCAGTTGAAGGTAAAAACTTCAAAGGTGAATGATACCAATAGTACAAATTTTGGGACAGGTTTTTATGTAATTGATTATTTAGACGTTTATCAAGGAAATTTTGTGCCCGAATTATTCAAGGATAAAATTGTTATCGTTGGCTATTTGGGAGACCAATTGGGAGACACTGCTTGGGAAGACAAATTCTTTACACCGCTAAACAAGAAAATTGGGGGGCGGGCAAATCCAGATATGTTTGGACCTGTTGTACACGCTAATGCAGTTGCAATGATTTTAAACGAGAATTATATAGATGAAATTCCTCAATGGTTTCAATATATGATTGCGTTCATTTTCTGCTGGTTGACGGTTGCTTTGTTCGCATGGATGGATGCAAACCTACCGATCTGGTATGATGCGCTTTCTGTGATTATTCAGATTATTCAAATTTTCTTGATTATGATCGTAATCGTTCTTGCCTTTGCCTACTGGAATCTAAAGCTTGACCTTTCAATAACCCTTTTAGCTACCGCATTAGTTGGGCCATGTTACGATATCTTTAAATCTGTGCAAAATGAAATCCAAAACCGACTTACCAAGAGGAGAGAACTCGTATCTAAAACGGCAGTCTGAGTTGGCATAATTTTTTATTACATTTACTTTTAAGACGAAAAAACGAGCACCAAACACATGAAAAAATGTAGAATTTTAGTTTTAGTAGGCATTTTTGCCCTGATTTCAGGGATTAAGGCTCAAGATTATGCCTTTAAAGTCATGGCTAATAAGGGATCAAATGAAGTAAAATCAGGCAGTGTCTGGCAGGCGTTGAAGACTGGTGACAAACTCAATAAACAAGATGAGCTGAAAGTAGCCGAAAATTCATATGTGGCGCTTGTTCATTCCTCTGGAAAGCCAATTGAGTTAAAGGAGTCAAAAACTTACAGTATTGCCGATTTGGCAGCAAAAGTTAGCCCGGGTGCCAGTGTTGTGAGCAAATACACAGATTTTATCCTTTCCAGTAATTCTGCAGAAGCCAAGAAAAATAGGTTAAGTGCTACAGGATCTGTAGTGAGGGCATTGGACGGAGATATCAATGTTCTTTTGCCCCCAAGCCAATTTGGTGATACTTTTAATCCACTTGTTTATATAAAATGGGAGACTAAGGTGGCAGGACCATATGAAGTAGTTGCAAAGAATATGTTTGGTGATGAATTAATGAAAATTGAAACGCCAGAGAATGCTATTCAAATTAATAGAAATGATCCTAAGTTTATGAATGAGGATATTTTGATTGAGGTAAGATCAAAAGGTGACAAGAAAAAGACAGATAAATCTTATTTGTTAAGAAGGCTTTCGTCCGAAAGACAGAACCTAATTAAAAAATTGATTGCCGAAATGGGTGAAGATATTCAACAGGAAACAGCATTAAATAAATTTATTATGGCTGGCTTTTATGAAGAAAATAAATTATTCGTTGATGCGATTGGAGCTTACGAAGAAGCAATTAAATTGGCTCCAGATGTTCCAACGTATAAAGAAGCTTATGAAGAATACTTATTGAGAAACAAACTAAAAAAACCTGTTGAGCCATCTAAGTAAAAGCCAATAGGTTAAATAAAAATCCCCGCTGACTCAGTTAGCGGGGATTTTTATTTGGATGAAATTCTATAAACTATTCTGGCTTCTTTTCCTTTGAAGAGGCCTTTGCTTTTTTAACCTTGATGGTTAGCGTTTCACCAGTCCCTTCGTAGTCAGCCATAATAATACCGCCCTCCGAAATTTCACCCTTTAGGATCTCCTCCGCCACTGCGTCTTCTAAATATTTTTGGATTGCCCTGTTCAACGGACGAGCCCCAAATTGTTGATCGTAACCTTTTTCTGCCAAAAAGTCTTTCGCTTTTTCGGTAAGCTCAACGTTGTAACCCAAGGCAGCGATCCGGGTGAAGAGCTTGCCAAGAGTCAGGTCAATGATCTTATGGATATCCTCCCGTTTCAATGAGTTGAAAACGATCACATCATCCAAGCGATTTAAAAACTCAGGGCTGAAGGCTCGTTTCAATGCACTTTGAATCGTTGATTTCATCAACTCTTCTTCGTTATCGCGCTTAGCATTTGTGGCAAAACCTATACCAGCACCAAAGTCCTTTAAGTCCCGAACCCCAATGTTGGAAGTCATGATGATGATGGTATTTCTAAAATCTACCCTTCTACCCAACCCATCTGTTAAAATACCATCGTCCAAAACTTGAAGCAGAATATTGAATACATCGGGGTGCGCTTTTTCAATCTCATCTAATAATACCACCGAGTAAGGTTTGCGTCTTACCTTTTCTGTAAGCTGACCGCCTTCTTCATACCCAACATAACCGGGAGGTGCTCCCACTAATCGCGAAACAGAAAATTTCTCCATGTACTCACTCATGTCCATGCGCACGAGTGTATCGTCTTTGTCAAACAAGTAGGTGGCCAATACTTTGGCAAGCTCGGTTTTGCCCACACCTGTTGGTCCAAGGAAAATAAAAGAACCAATGGGTTTCTTTGGATCTTTCAAACCCACGCGCGTGCGTTGGATGGCTTTCACCAGTTTTTTAATGGCTTCTTCTTGACCGATTACTTTACCACTCAATTGCTCTGCCATGCCAAGCAACTTGTTGCTTTCTTTCTGGGCAATTCGGTTGGCAGGTATACCAGTCATCATCCCGATTACATCCGCCACGTTATCTTCCGTAACGGTATATTTTTCGGTACGGGTTTTTTCTTCCCAGCGGGTTTTGGCCAAATCCAATTGCTCAATCAATTTTTTCTCTTTGTCGCGCAATTGTGCCGCCTCTTCGTATTTCTGACTCTTTACTACTCGGTTCTTTTCTTTCTTTACGTCTTCAATTGCGGCCTCAAACTTCACAATCTCTTCGGGAACATGAATATTATTAATGTGCACTCTAGCCCCGGCTTCATCCAGCACATCAATGGCTTTGTCAGGTAAAAACCGATCACTTATATAACGATCAGAAAGTTTTACACAAGCCTCAATAGCTTCTTTGGTATAACTAACATGATGATGGTCTTCGTATTTTTCTTTGATGTTATCCAAAATCTGAATGGTCTCGTCCACGGTAGTAGAATCTACCATTACCATTTGAAATCTTCGCGCTAACGCTCCATCTTTTTCAATGTATTGACGGTACTCATCTAAAGTGGTGGCGCCAATGCATTGTATTTCTCCACGTGCCAAGGCAGGCTTGAACATATTCGATGCATCCAGCGAACCCGAAGCACCACCCGCGCCAACGATGGTATGCAATTCATCAATGAAGAGAATGACATCGGCCGATTTTTCCAATTCATTCATCACGGCCTTCATACGCTCTTCAAATTGGCCACGGTATTTTGTACCAGCCACCAACGATGCCAAATCAAGCGTCACTACGCGCTTACCAAAAAGTACGCGTGCGACTTTCTTCTGAATGATTCGCAATGCAAGGCCTTCTGCTATAGCGGTTTTACCAACGCCAGGTTCACCAATCAAAATAGGGTTGTTCTTCTTTCTACGGCTTAGGATTTGGGCTACACGTTCAATTTCTTTTTCGCGCCCCACGATTGGGTCGAGTTTATTGTCCTCTGCCAACTTCGTTAAATCTCTCCCGAAGTTGTCTAGAACAGGTGTCCGCGATTTTTCCGCACCCTTTTTTTCCTTGCCAGCACCAGCGCCTGAGGCTCCGCTGCTAAACATTTTTGATGAGTCGTCATCAGGATCGTCCGTATCGGATGAAGCAGTGGCCTGATCGTGCTGGTACTCCAGCATCTCTTTTACTACATCGTAGGCGACATCAAACTTGTTTAAGATTTGTGTGGCCAAGTTATCGGGATCTCTCAAAATAGAAAGTAATAAGTGTTCGGTTCCAATAAGTTGTGCTTTAAAAACCTTTGCTTCGAGGTAGGTAATTTTAAGAGTTTTCTCGGAAGCGCGTGTGAGCGGAATGTTTGCCAAGTTTTTGATTTCGTGTGTGGCCGTTCCTTTTGATATTTTTTCTATTTCTCCTCGTAGTTGATCAAGCGGCACTCCTAATTTTTTCAGCACGCTTACGGCCACTCCTTCGCCTTCGCGAATCATTCCTAAAATCAGATGCTCGGTGCCTATGTAATCGTGGCCCAAGCGCAAGGCCTCTTCCCGGCTCAACGAAATCACTTCTTTGACCCGGTTAGAAAATTTGGCTTCCATATGTGGCATAGTGTATTGAGATATGTAAATGTAAAGTTTTAGTAGGTAAGATTCAAAATTTGCTTTTTATGCTATTGATAACAAAATCTCTAGCTATGTAAGCCAAACGCTTTTTGGATTTTATTTGTTCAATAAGCTTGCTGAACTTCTAATCAAACGGAGGGAATTGGGACCTTCGCAAAACAACAAATCGAGCAGGCTCAAATTCTCTACAAATGAATTGCCAAATACCTGCGTATAGGGGACGGCTCGGTAGAGTTTTCTGGTTAAGTGCGATTTTTTAACTTCTACGGCATTTCTTAAATCAGCAATGTCACCATTTGGACTTTTCTCAAACGACAGACTTGCCGACAGTTTCACTTTCAATCCGATAGATCGCAGACAGAATGACAGCAAACCTTGATTAAGTTCAAAAAGTGTAGAGTGCGGTTGATAGAGAATTTTGTTTAAGTCAGCTGAGTAAAATTCATAGTAAGGTGCTTTGCGATAAGCAGCTTCAATCGTTCGCCAATGATTATTTCTCCATTTGATGCTCGGGTCAATCAGCACATCCTTCATTACCACTTTGCCATGATTTTCTAAAGTTGGCACCACCAAGCGAAAAGGACCCTGTGAAGTGTTGATGTAACACCTGCTTCGATAGCTTTGCTTCACAAAATGCTCGTGCTGTTCCAGGATGAGTTCATCAAACCCATGAAGGCAGCAGAAATATTCCAATGAAGGCAAATAATGAAGATCGATAAGCGCCTTCGGCATAAGGCTGGGGTAAAAAGCGAAAAAGTAGCAGCAAGCAGCTATTGCAGCATCTTCAATAAAGTGCTGAGTCGTTGCTTCAGACTTCTTCTATCGATAATGAAATCTAAGAAGCCATGCTCTAACACGAATTCAGCACTTTGAAATCCTGGAGGCAAATCTTTTCCGATGGTCTCTTTGATTACGCGTGGGCCAGCAAAGCCAATCAATGCCCCGGGTTCGGCTATGTTAAAATCACCCAGCATCGCATATGAAGCGGTTACGCCTCCAGTAGTAGGGTCAGTCAACAACGAGATGTACGGAATCTTTGCTTCGTCTAGCAATGCTAACTTGGCAGAGGTTTTGGCCATCTGCATGAGCGACAATCCGGCTTCCATCATGCGTGCACCGCCCGAGCGGGAAATCATTAAAAAAGGCGCTTTGGTTTTTAAACTTTGGTCGGCAGCACGTGCAATTTTTTCTCCCACCACGCTACCCATCGATCCACCAATGAAAGTAAAATCCATACAGGCAATCACCAGATCCAAGCCATTCAATTTGCCATAGGCTGTGCGAACAGCATCCTTCAATTTGGTTTTGGCCTGCGATTCTTTGATTCTTTTCGGATAGGCTTTGGTATCTACAAATTTCAACGGATCGCCCGATTCCATATTGGCATCGAGCTCGGTAAACTCGTTGTTATCAAACAAGATTTCGAAATACTCTTCTGATCCAATTTTTACATGCAGGTCTTCTTCGGGCACTACATACGCATTGTTTTTCAACTCACGTGTGTGCACAATTTTACCCCCAGGAGATTTAAACCAAAGGCCATCGGGCACTTCGCGTTTTGATTCAGTGGGGGTAAGAATTCCTTTATCAGTACGTTTAAACCAAGGCATAACAATTAATCAATTTGAAAATTTACCTAAGCTTTGTCAATGATTATGTTGTCAATTATCAACTTTTTTTGACTAGGCAATATCAATCGTTTTATCTAAGTACACATCTTGAATCGCCTGCAGGATTTCAACACCTTCTTTCAAGGGGCGCTGAAATGCTTTTCTTCCAGAGATCAAGCCCATGCCACCAGCGCGTTTGTTGATCACTGCTGTACGTACTGCATCGGCCATATCGCTTGAGCCTTTGCTATCGCCACCGGAGTTGATCAAACCTGCGCGGCCCATGTAGCAATTTGCTACTTGGTAGCGGCACAAATCAATAGGGTGATCAGTTGTTAACTCAGTATAGATTCTTTCATCCAATTTTCCATATGAGCTTCCACCCGTATTCAAGGCTTTGTAGCCACCATTGTTGGTTGCCAATTTTTGTTTGATGATATCGGCTTGAATGGTTACACCTAAATGATTTGCCTGGCCAGTTAAATCGGCAGATGTATGGTAATCAACACCATCTTTCTTGAAGGCATCGTTTCGAGTATAGCACCAAAGGATAGTGGCCATGCCGAGTTCATGAGCACGCTCAAAGGCTGCCGACACTTCTTGAATTTGGCGGGTAGCATTATCAGAACCAAAATAAATCGTTGCACCTACTGCCATGGCACCCAAGTTCCATGCGTCTTCAACTGATCCATACATGATTTGATCAGCCTTGTTAGGATAGGTAAGTAGTTCGTTGTGGTTGATCT
This genomic window contains:
- a CDS encoding class I fructose-bisphosphate aldolase codes for the protein MAKQTVTELLGKDAESLLTHKSKTILKDQLHLPGADFVDRIFTISNRNTQTLRSLQAMFDRGRLGGTGYVSILPIDQGIEHSAGASFAKNPIYFDPENIIKLAIEGGCNAVATTFGGLAMMSRKYAHKIPFIVKINHNELLTYPNKADQIMYGSVEDAWNLGAMAVGATIYFGSDNATRQIQEVSAAFERAHELGMATILWCYTRNDAFKKDGVDYHTSADLTGQANHLGVTIQADIIKQKLATNNGGYKALNTGGSSYGKLDERIYTELTTDHPIDLCRYQVANCYMGRAGLINSGGDSKGSSDMADAVRTAVINKRAGGMGLISGRKAFQRPLKEGVEILQAIQDVYLDKTIDIA